In the Drosophila gunungcola strain Sukarami unplaced genomic scaffold, Dgunungcola_SK_2 000001F, whole genome shotgun sequence genome, one interval contains:
- the LOC128263078 gene encoding uncharacterized protein LOC128263078 isoform X3 — translation MQAALMLRSKSRVARRRKLRKLGGRLELPSNVATKEIAPFPRYPPESWCAQGRAAWLERGRRCSVQDQQQQQATCHRRWVKRNRIQDASLGGSSDDEDFLGVLRGPSTFANAFLYVGLGTVALGLVIAFVGTGEKGFKTTELRLIGPSLIGLGLICCILRILFCICPSHCISSSKKTRKKNGNKIDADHTTSLLRNESKRVSIARGPSFQPKYPIAHKRSQSKMLNEGMEALRQIATTSLFMQNEQKTAINRVVPIINEPDSGDAPLEMKKLQTALNACEMSDEEQDRDQDQEQQQQQKQIAKRTTATTAVTSSTTKDPTSTSAAGAGAGAATSRITRVSTLSTVDEKPDSKLVRQRVALQQQRHQEQQQHQVPKSQSLSSSSTVKDSLEVVEETSLIDASDEALQPVAVAVAVASPAATAALPSSCSTGAIPRLNRPGISTGATPKTTTTTTTPTITARLPTSQSHPTSYDLPPALPHTYSASATVRGPLGMSMSSSAGKVVGGTAFTNTSTTISLLPLPAPPAATATAAASIPGQVLESSGATSLSLSLMRPATASGVVLGGLTTSSFTTADHQKSHLSSAGSLMGRGSSLLPTTAVASTAAATSSTASSSKFEPELVLSPAKLGQ, via the exons TGTGCCCAGGGACGCGCCGCCTGGTTGGAGCGAGGTCGACGCTGCAGCGTCcaggatcagcagcagcagcaggccacTTGCCATCGACGCTGGGTGAAGCGCAACCGA ATCCAAGACGCCTCTTTGGGCGGCTCGTCGGACGATGAGGACTTCCTGGGCGTTTTACGCGGTCCCAGCACCTTTGCGAATGCCTTCCTCTACGTGGGTCTGGGCACGGTGGCGCTGGGCCTCGTCATCGCATTCGTTGGCACCGGCGAGAAGGGCTTCAAAACCACGGAACTAAGACTTATAGGCCCCTCTCTCATAG GATTGGGCCTGATCTGTTGCATTTTACGCATCCTCTTCTGCATATGTCCATCGCACTGCATCTCATCCAGCAAAAAGACGCGCAAGAAAAACGGCAACAAGATTGATGCGGATCATACAACTTCGTTGCTGCGGAACGAGAGCAAAAGAGTGTCGATAGCTAGAGGACCCAGTTTTCAG CCCAAATATCCCATAGCTCACAAACGCAGCCAGAGCAAAATGCTCAACGAGGGAATGGAGGCACTGCGCCAGATAGCCACCACCTCCTTGTTCATGCAGAACGAGCAGAAGACAGCCATCAATCGCGTGGTGCCGATCATCAACGAGCCGGATAGCGGTG ATGCTCCACTAGAGATGAAGAAACTGCAGACGGCTCTGAATGCCTGCGAGATGAGTGACGAGGAGCAGGATCGTGATCAGgatcaggagcagcagcagcagcagaagcagatTGCCAAACGTACAACAGCCACAACTGCCGTTACGAGTAGTACCACCAAAGACccaacatcaacatcagcagcaggagcaggagcaggagcagccacatcGAGGATAACGAGAGTTAGCACACTGAGCACGGTGGACGAGAAGCCGGACAGTAAGTTGGTGCGACAAAGGGTGGCCCTGCAACAGCAGCGCcatcaggagcagcagcagcaccaggtGCCCAAGTCGCAGTCACTGTCCTCCTCCTCTACCGTGAAGGATTCGCTGGAGGTGGTGGAGGAGACGTCCCTGATAGATGCCAGCGATGAGGCATTGCAaccagttgcagttgcagttgcagttgcatcaccagcagcaacagcagcactgCCCAGTAGCTGCAGCACGGGGGCGATACCACGGCTCAATCGGCCGGGCATCTCGACGGGGGCCACGCCCAAGACGACGACCACGACGACAACGCCCACCATCACGGCCCGGCTGCCCACGTCGCAGTCGCATCCGACGAGCTATGACCTGCCACCGGCCCTGCCGCACACCTATTCCGCATCGGCGACGGTCCGCGGACCGCTGGGCATGTCCATGAGCAGCTCCGCCGGCAAAGTGGTGGGCGGAACTGCCTTCACCAACACCAGCACAACGATTagcctgctgccgctgccggcGCCACCGGCGGCCaccgcaacagcagcagccagcaTTCCCGGCCAGGTGCTGGAGTCCAGCGGAGCCACGAGTCTGAGTCTGAGCCTAATGCGACCGGCCACCGCATCCGGTGTGGTTCTGGGCGGACTGACCACTTCATCGTTTACAACCGCTGACCATCAGAAATCACATCTGTCGTCCGCCGGATCGCTAATGGGGCGTGGCAGCAGCCTACTGCCCACAACGGCGGTGGCGTCGACGGCGGCGGCAACATCCTCAACGGCGTCATCGAGCAAATTCGAGCCAGAATTGGTGCTCAGTCCGGCTAAACTTGGCCAGTAG